TTGATTCGCAAGTAGttgcttcatcatctcttccatGGACGGACTTGAGTTCGAAGGGGGTGGTGGTGGGCGAGGTTGGTACTGCTGCTGGTACCCTTGCTGCCTATTTGGTACGAAATTGGACTGCATGTTCCCTCCATATCTAAGGTTGGGATGATCTCTCCAACTAGGATTGTTGGTGTTTGAGTAAGGATCGTACTGCTTTCTTGGTGCGGGCTCATGaccagccatgttcacctgttctgcagtttcttccTGAACCAGTGAACACATCTCCGTAGAATGACCCACGGCAGTGCATACCCCACATACTTTGGCTTGTAAGGCACTTCCTACGGCTAGTTGTCGCACGAAAGATGTCAATTCAGAGAGTTGCTGTTGTATAGAGGATGTTTCTACCTCATTCACCTTACGCATCGGGATGTCCTCTCTTAAACCAAACTGTTGTGAGTTCTCAGCCATcccttcaatcaactcccatgCTACCCGAGGAGTCTTATTCACTAacgcccctccacttgcagcatcgattATGCTCCTGTCCCTGAAGAGTAACCCCTCATAGAAATATTGGATGAGCAGTTGCTCACTTATCTGATGCTGAGGGCATTTGATGCACAACTTCTTAAACCTctcccagtactcatagagGGACTCACTTGGGTGTTGTTTGATACCGCATATCTCTTTCCTTAGGTTTGCAGATCGAAACACCGAAAAGTACTTGtccaagaattttttcttcagCTGATCCCACATGGTGATACTACCTAGTGGTAGGTAGTACAACCACTCTTTCGTGGAGTCTTTCAAAGAGAAGGGAAAGGctctcatttttatctgctcttctgtAATTCTCGGAGGCTTCATACTGTTGCAAACAACATCGAATTCTTGCAAGTACTTAAagggctcctcacctggtaaaccatgGAAAAATGGTAAGAGATGAATTATgccagattttaactcaaaagATGTGTTATCATTTAAACTTGAAAAAGTAATGCACAAAGGCTGTTGAGTTAAATCAGGAGCAGCGAACCCCCTTAATGTTCGTGCATTTGCCATGGTAACTTCCTCTTAGTCTGAATCACTCGAATGGTCACCCCGCAAATTTATTGACTCCATCTCTGGATCCAGTCCTTAAGGTGCAACACTAGGTTGCTCCTCTCTGAGCTATCTAGTTTCTTTCCTAGTTCGGCGTGcagtcttctctacttcaggatcgaaaattaattcgcctgtacgagaagaacgaGCCATAAACTAGAAAAAATCAGCCAATTGGATTATTATTCCCGTGTCTTTCAAAGGACCAAAGTTCAAAGAAACATATATGGATTTTGACATGACATTAATTGAATCTCCTAGATCCAACATGGCCCTACCAATCAACGTATTACCTATTCTACAgggaatagtaaacatacctgggtccccGCATTTCTGTGAAAGCTTCCTTTGTAAGATTACTGACACGTTCTCCCCCACTATAACTCGTTCATCTCCTTTTAACTGTTTTCGGTTGACACACAAgtccttcaaaaattttgcatatttgagtACCTATTTGATTGCATCCAGCAGGGGTATGTTGATCTCCACCTTGCGAAAAATCTCTTGGACCTCTTTCTCCTTGTCCtgtttctttgatttttccaaTCTGTTAGGAAAAGGAGGTGGATTAGTTTTAACTGTAATGATTGGATCCGAGGTTACCTTTGGATCTTTGGTGTCTCTGCCCTCCTCTTTCAACTCTTTCTCAATTCGTTTCTCGTCCTTGTCCTTAGGAATCACCGGGTCAGGTCCGTGGacctccttgccactcctcaagGTCATGGCGCTCACATTCTTTGGGTTCAActcaggttgagatggcaaCTTCCCTTGAACCtgggactccaaacggttgatCGTGATGGtcatttgattcatttgattttgcaatGATTGCACTGTCCCAGTTGATTTCTCATACTTTACAGGTCTGAATCCGTCTTTTGTTGATTCGCAAGTAGttgcttcatcatctcttccatGGACGGACTTGAGTTCGAAGGGGGTGGTGGTGGGCGAGGTTGGTACTGCTGCTGGTACCCTTGCTGCCTATTTGGTACGAAATTGGACTGCATGTTCCCTCCATATCTAAGGTTGGGATGATCTCTCCAACTAGGATTGTTGGTGTTTGAGTAAGGATCGTACTGCTTTCTTGGTGCGGGCTCATGaccagccatgttcacctgttctgcagtttcttccTGAACCAGTGAACACATCTCCGTAGAATGACCCACGGCAGTGCATACCCCACATACTTTGGCTTGTAAGGCACTTCCTACGGCTAGTTGTCGCACGAAAGATGTCAATTCAGAGAGTTGCTGTTGTATAGAGGATGTTTCTACCTCATTCACCTTACGCATCGGGATGTCCTCTCTTAAACCAAACTGTTGTGAGTTCTCAGCCATcccttcaatcaactcccatgCTACCCGAGGAGTCTTATTCACTAacgcccctccacttgcagcatcgattATGCTCCTGTCCCTGAAGAGTAACCCCTCATAGAAATATTGGATGAGCAGTTGCTCACTTATCTGATGCTGAGGGCATTTGATGCACAACTTCTTAAACCTctcccagtactcatagagGGACTCACTTGGGTGTTGTTTGATACCGCATATCTCTTTCCTTAGGTTTGCAGATCGAAACACCGAAAAGTACTTGtccaagaattttttcttcagCTGATCCCACATGGTGATACTACCTAGTGGTAGGTAGTACAACCACTCTTTCGTGGAGTCTTTCAAAGAGAAGGGAAAGGctctcatttttatctgctcttctgtAATTCTCGGAGGCTTCATACTGTTGCAAACAACATCGAATTCTTGCAAGTACTTAAagggctcctcacctggtaaaccatgGAAAAATGGTAAGAGATGAATTATgccagattttaactcaaaagATGTGTTATCATTTAAACTTGAAAAAGTAATGCACAAAGGCTGTTGAGTTAAATCAGGAGCAGCGAACCCCCTTAATGTTCGTGCATTTGCCATGGTAACTTCCTCTTAGTCTGAATCACTCGAATGGTCACCCCGCAAATTTATTGACTCCATCTCTGGATCCAGTCCTTAAGGTGCAACACTAGGTTGCTCCTCTCTGAGCTATCTAGTTTCTTTCCTAGTTCGGCGTGcagtcttctctacttcaggatcgaaaattaattcgcctgtacgagaagaacgagccataaactagaaaaaatactagaaaattagagcaaaaacaaaacaaaagaaaaaagagcccaaaaagaaataaataactAACGCCGATCCCCGACAACGGCGctaaaaattgacaggtgccgaacctgtgcaataataataaaaacctaactACTACTAAACGCAggcaataattaatcctagatACTGGAATAGGAACTCTAGATATGCAATGgattacttgattcaccatgttCCCGAAAATTTTGCTGAATCCGATATAtcaaaattaattaattgacaaaatttattaactagtagacagtgataaatagggtcgtctcctcagggattggggatatttgtctctttaaAGTTCCAATTGATAAAAGGGGGGTTTTATCGGAATAAAGCTAAAAATGATTAAGCAATTCACTAAAACGaataattaactagcacgaatgtaaacaggaattaaatcaagaatagaTAAATTCTAATCAAGGATACAGCTACTCAGACACAGTCCACTCacccgatcattgatgcaagggaggttcacttaatttattaataggctagttatagtcgccgacgAACTCTAACGatcaattttttcttaatttattgataaccaaggtacgaccattggtTACCCCTAACTagaaaatactcctaggtacgaccgtaggaatgaattttccaattgcattaagaattagaaaaatctAACCCCaattaataacacgctacgagagttgcttaaattagattgcacgtttCCCTAGTGTGTAAACacgccagttgccactaatattaatcaatcaaataattactgatttaattgactaatttggAAATAGATTAATAAGTTGCATTGAACATCGgacccttgacatccaattaacaaaataatcccacgAAAATTCAAATAGACAAtgtgcaaatattaacaaattaaggaacacgtgaaaattaattagatctcacagatatttggaatTGCGCCGTCCCGTTCATCCTTGACTAGATGAAAGgtttagccacgcctcatgagaaactCGCCACGCAATTCAATTGAGTTCAAAAACATCATATTTTTTCGCTAATAATCAAGAAGCCAAAGCCGTTTTTCTATTCGGAACTATTGTCGAACACAAGGCACGcgtgaaaagaaaaagaaagaaacctaaaACATTCCTCAAAAGCTATCCTACCCTCTGTACGTTTGTTTCTAAATAATTGACTAATGTTTCCTATCTCCGTGGTCCCCGCCGAATTGAGAGTAAAAGTACCAAAAATGAGGCCCTCCGaatttcttcttgtttcctCTTGCTAGTAGGACTCTCGTACCAGCCACTCTTCATCAGCCAAAAGCAAGAGGAAATCCGTTTCTTCCTTCCTTATGGGCCAGGTCTGTTGAGCTTTTAGGAGTCTCAATTTTCTCCagaaagtccctccttttttgtACTTTTCTGTTCCACTCCCTGAAATTGAGTCCAGATATCAAATATGAGTAGATGTTAACAATTAACATAATATTTGGCAGGGACAAaaggaaattaataataaaattgctAACAATTAATACTctatcattcatttgaataagAAGCAGGAAAAGTGTTACAAGAAAAAGGGCAAGCCACGACTATTCGAAAAATGAGATAAAGTATTGAAATGGATTTTGTCAGTACAAGAGGAAGCCAAAGGCAAGTTTGCAACAAGTTGGCAGGGCCCTTTTATTGTCAAGAAAATATTGCTTGGTGGAGCATTTGTTCtcgcagaaatggatggacaagtTTTTCCTTAGCCGATCAATTCAGATACGTGGAAGAAATTCTTCATCTGATAAAtggaagtttcctttcaggATTAATGCGAGgaatggaatgaaagtcaggCCTTCTTCCTTCCCAattaaacattttatccctagttatccctttttgaactttcagaATAAATTACTTCGTTTGACAActcctgagaatcgcaaactccacactggggcaagtttaaattggaaagaaaagtttcaagaggtgaaaaatgTTAGAAGAAcgaaagaaaataaacaaaagaaaacctcAATTAAAAATAGATTGgaacaaattttgaaaatttcaaaaaatgaatgaaaaaaaagagaacctcagttgagaataaattgagacaagttttgatttaaccctaaaatagggttggcgtaACAATGCGATttcagatcatttaaaccacttttgaaaatcCGCCTTCAAGCCTTAATCTTTTCTTAGCACCTCACCAGAACCCATTACAAAAACTGAAAGTCCTAACTTCCGTTCTTTGCATCATTTCTTTCAGGAAATTTTCTAAATCACATGACAAATAATGTTAATACACCTTCACCAATTTTACAAGGGAAGGATTGTCGCATTGATATcatcatttcttaaaacacattTCTGAGTTGATAAGGGCTATCGATAGGATTTGTTCATCAGATGAAAACCCAAAATGGCacctttaaaaagaaaaaaaaaaagaaagaaaacaggaaaaagaaaaaagaaaaaagaagaaaagaaaaaatggaaaatggaaaaatgagaaaaagaaaataaaaaggtggAGTGGTAgccttagtgaaaacccgaaatGGCGCTAAGGTAAGGTTTTATAAGGAGAGGTGAGCTTGGAATGAAATGGCTGGAGACTCAGTTCATTAAAATTTCTCTTCACATTGTGATTCTGTTGCCAACATTGAACTTCGGAGGaacgatatccaaagggtcaaacgTGACATTTTGTTCGAGAATCAAAGCGTTTTGGTTCATCAAACATAAATTTTTATGTGTATGGCTTCATTTctctaaaattaattttctatCAATAAAGGTCAATCGTTGCTTTCATATTACTtgaattttcatcatttttgtgtaaataaaatatttttcttgtgttttatGGTCTCATTTATCTCTTTGGGTTTATCAAATGACAATTCCTCTGATTTATTGAAATTGcctgtgtgacgaccccacctccccctagggcgaaccagagggttcggcggaccgcctgcccaactctcgccaggactcactcactcactgcAACCTCAATTAGactacaatataaatctcaaatattacatcaaattttccaagaattacatatcataagtgaagcggaaactaattctaagcgtggaacgtacgCATACATCCACTTAAATTCCATACAGTCACACtagcccaactattacacaaaatAAATCCCAATCTAAattgtacaagatatatgccatccagttaCACAAATAATGTAATACAAGTacttcctttgcctcgatccctgtggggataAGAAAAcatttggggtgagctagaaactcagtgAGTGAACAATAAAATCCAGAAATCAAATAAGCTTTACAATAATGCATGtaaatgatgtcatgaatcagtgtTCAAAGATACGTATATTGCTCTTTGGAGCCAGTGAAAtccttgtacttaaatatccaacgcttCCTTAGATCAAGTAATAGATAAACAGAAATAAGGAGCCATCATGCTCCAAAGAATGCGTAAACAGtaatggagacgttggttctaagcacaagatctTCCCAAAAACTCATCGGAGCCAaaatgtcatggcacacacacatacacaatGATATGCACTCGTGTAATCAATGCAAGAattatttcaaaagtaacttttgggAAGTAGTTGAgagatcactcaccaaccacagcgcAGGAACTATTCATCATACCTCATTGTCATGCTCAAGTCCAAGTCCTAGATTACAATGATCATGTCAAGCAAAAGAAAGTCTAAAACCAAcaagttcctatcacctttttggcattttattcACAAGTAAAGCTACACTTAACCACTTGAagcgaatcttatggcgttacaAAGCTAAGACGTATCCCAACATTTCCTATGTAGACCTCCAAaaccaaatcatacattttcagggtcaaaacccGAAATGTTTTGCAGGTAACCAGCTAACTCATGTATCTACAAGTTCcatgttttgagcaagggcCGATTCAGTCTCTTTCAAGGTCAAACGTACgtgcaaaaacaggacagattatatgcacacataagtgaaacggctATACCATAGCAActtataacttaaacgatcgaaTACAGTCGAAAATGGTCAAGAATGACGTTAAGGTCAacagaatgtcgaaattggccgaaacggctggaatagtaacaaaataacaaaaataatcctaaacggtccaaaatgGCTAAAACGGTTGAGAATTGCACGCGCGCGTGCGCGAAAATGCAAATGATACAACATGGGTTACACGATCTTTGACCATAACtggagccatagtcaattgcgcttcttaagctcttggaaaCTACTTGAAAATAACATTTGAGTCGATAGTGCAAGGAAAACGAGTTTACATTGGTCATTatgtcttttcctcaagggtacaagttcggctaggCTTTAATGTATAACCCTCGAACCAAGATAGCCAAAGCCCTGGGTGGTTCAAGTAATACTCAtatcaactttacccaagtcgcaagtgtattttcctagtcctcgagcgtaaatttggacagcatgccctttgtattttcctattttccagccatttaggcttcattccTTACTCAATCCAACCCAAAGTCACCTATAACATAATTTCAGTTCAATAgtcattccataggctcaaaacaaTGCAGGAACAAAATTTAAGCTAAAATCAAGTGCGGAAACAAAGCTTAtagaagacagatttgatgggtTTTTCCGGAACaggcacatccgaggctacgcttatcggattgaagcGAAACTTATGCTATTTCGAAgttaagacacagggctacaatgttcatgaagatcacttagtcaaattttcaaTGTAACCTGATCAAATTCCCAACTCACATAACCTGGTTTCAACTATTTGGCTAATCAACCGCACTGCATTCAAGTGACCATATCTTAGTCTACCGAGgtccgtttaagacgttcttggtgacgtttcaaagctaaaatagggtactaaaactttcatgttttggacaaAGACTAAAACTGAACGGATTACAGTGAATAAATACAACCAAcaagactaaactgtccacgcggaattCTGGAAGGTGACCTAgatcagcgagggtattttcatcttttcacagtCTACAtagctccgattgggctgaaattttgtaggcaactataaaataccattctatacaactttcatgttttaacctaaggccaattcggcctctaacatgaggctacaaaaccggacagaaaagagggcaaaattttccagattctggaatttttggtatttaatggaactttctcaaatttcttgttctaatcactaccaaagccccttatataaccttaattacaacatatattaaccatacactAAGTTTGGCAGCAAATCATCAAACCCCAATTCATGTGTCTACAAGGAAAATAATACCCAATACATGCTAACAACCGTTAATCACCACAAATTTTTGAgttgctaagctaatttaaacaagattgaaagtaaGAATTAGGGAAATCAGCTTCCTTACCTTGATTAGTGTCCAGCAAGTGTAACCCTAGCTTTCCCTTTCCAAAATCTCACCAATACTTCACTAACTAAACACTCAAATgtgagtttaatcggtttattttctttgtttcttacTTTGTAGCTAGAAATCAAGAGGTAGGATGGTGTTTTCTTCTTGCTCTCTCTCATTCTCTTTGGTTCAGCCAGCTGctggaaaaatgaagaggaaagtgcaaaaaattggtttaagaaggTTAGTTGCTCACTTGGCCAAGTAACTCTAGgatggcgacaagtgtcgccacctccacctttcatttttctctttctttccttgctatttCTAGCCTCTAATTTTCGGTCAAACAAGCTGACAATTaagaggatattttgctcaaatatcaataaacttatagggtaagaaagtggtggtcaagtggtgcgttcaaatggtagtgcgcgggacccgccggttcgcgccatttttcttaaaaacacacatactagggtttttacttcctattcaccaaccttatatcattgctcctaatcacatattatttctcacttaaaagccacttttaatcaccaaatttgatccttgttccgtaccgaaaattcatccggcgaaaatcgcaaaaaccctaattttgctccaatcttgaaaccgaagagtgaaaccctactttctaggtttatttacacttattgtggaataattgggtagtagggcttcaATAAATagtaatttccaaataaaaggaattttaagaaaatgtgcgagattttacaattccagtgattacaattagggtttcgattcaAAATGAGAGATTTAAGTAACctggttagtcacaagtaaactagggtttttttttcaacaaaatagtgtctcgaaaatatataaaaattttcggctTCTCACACTTATTCTTTCGGGCGTTACAGCCTGGATACCAAATGTCATACTTTATTAGCGTTGAAAATGAACAAAACTTGATATAGTTCACAGATCAAGGTTGGGTTTTACAGCATCGAGGGGAAAGTATCAAAATACACATATTTACACGTTTCTTGAAAGTTAGACAGGTCGAATGGTGATgacattatttatttttctcttgcaGGTCCATACGTGTTTCGAATAGCAaaattggggtaaattttttatataatgtCGCCCAAGAATTGAATATTCATGGTTTGGACCGAGAAAGAGGTGAACCAAAGTCTTAAGGAGAAACAACAATACCATAATGCAAATCAaatgatcggttgcacaataatttgttaaaactggggcaaattatttttgaaaagattctttcgataaaaaaaaaatcaaatttaattttctgttagTGAGTCTCAACGTTCACCGTGTACCCTTCTACCCCATTTCTTAGAGCGCAACCGCATCTCTCTACACATCTTTTTCTAATTATGTTAATTTACTTTGCTTGACCGTTTTATCGTATTGGATTTGGAATCTCGGCAGACTTAggttgtatcccactgaccgtttta
This portion of the Coffea eugenioides isolate CCC68of chromosome 11, Ceug_1.0, whole genome shotgun sequence genome encodes:
- the LOC113752296 gene encoding uncharacterized protein LOC113752296 — translated: MANARTLRGFAAPDLTQQPLCITFSSLNDNTSFELKSGIIHLLPFFHGLPGEEPFKYLQEFDVVCNSMKPPRITEEQIKMRAFPFSLKDSTKEWLYYLPLGSITMWDQLKKKFLDKYFSVFRSANLRKEICGIKQHPSESLYEYWERFKKLCIKCPQHQISEQLLIQYFYEGLLFRDRSIIDAASGGALVNKTPRVAWELIEGMAENSQQFGLREDIPMRKVNEVETSSIQQQLSELTSFVRQLAVGSALQAKVCGVCTAVGHSTEMCSLVQEETAEQVNMAGHEPAPRKQYDPYSNTNNPSWRDHPNLRYGGNMQSNFVPNRQQGYQQQYQPRPPPPPSNSSPSMEEMMKQLLANQQKTDSDL